In Streptomyces sclerotialus, one genomic interval encodes:
- a CDS encoding DNA gyrase/topoisomerase IV subunit B, translating into MTAEMSVPSTAVLTGADRDGSNYTARHLLVLEGLEAVRKRPGMYIGSTDSRGLMHCLWEIIDNSVDEALGGYCDRIEVVLHDDGSVEVKDNGRGIPVDVEPKTGLSGVEVVMTKLHAGGKFGGGSYAASGGLHGVGASVVNALSARLDVEVDRNSKTHSISFRRGVPGIFTESGPEAPFDPTGGLIKGKRIPKTRTGTRVRYWADRQIFLKDAKLSLETLHARARQTAFLVPGLTLVVRDERGIESEGPTEETFHYDGGISEFCEYLAQDKAVCDVLRLSGQGTFKETVPVLDDRGHMTPTEVTRELGVDVALRWGTGYDTTIKSFVNIIATPKGGTHVTGFERSVTKTVNEVLRSAKLLRVAEDDIVKDDALEGLTAVVTVRLAEPQFEGQTKEVLGTSAANRIVANVVAKELKAFLTSTKRDAKAQARAVLDKAVAAARTRIAARQHKEAQRRKTALESSSLPAKLADCRSDDVDRSELFIVEGDSALGTAKLARNSEFQALLPIRGKILNVQKSSVSDMLKNAECGAIIQVIGAGSGRTFDIDAARYGKVIFLADADVDGAHIRTLLLTLFQRYMRPMIEQGRVFSAVPPLHRVELINPKKGQDKYIYTYSDNELRQTLLELQRKKVRFKDSIQRYKGLGEMDADQLAETTMDPRHRTLRRINISDLEAAEKAFDLLMGNEVAPRKEFITNSAASLDLSRIDT; encoded by the coding sequence GTGACCGCCGAGATGTCCGTGCCGTCCACCGCCGTGCTGACCGGGGCAGACCGGGACGGATCCAACTACACCGCGCGGCACCTGCTCGTACTGGAGGGCCTGGAGGCCGTCCGCAAGCGCCCCGGCATGTACATCGGCTCCACCGACAGCCGCGGTCTGATGCACTGCCTGTGGGAAATCATCGACAACTCCGTCGACGAGGCCCTGGGCGGCTACTGCGACCGCATCGAGGTCGTCCTGCACGACGACGGCTCCGTGGAGGTCAAGGACAACGGCCGCGGCATTCCCGTCGATGTCGAGCCGAAAACCGGCCTCAGCGGCGTCGAGGTCGTCATGACCAAGCTGCACGCCGGCGGCAAGTTCGGCGGCGGTTCCTACGCGGCCTCCGGCGGCCTGCACGGCGTCGGCGCGTCCGTGGTCAACGCCCTCTCCGCCCGCCTGGACGTGGAGGTCGACCGCAACTCCAAGACCCACTCGATCAGCTTCCGGCGCGGCGTCCCGGGCATCTTCACCGAGTCGGGCCCCGAGGCGCCCTTCGACCCCACCGGCGGCCTCATCAAGGGCAAGCGCATCCCGAAGACGCGTACGGGCACCCGGGTGCGCTACTGGGCCGACCGTCAGATCTTCCTCAAGGACGCCAAGCTCTCCCTGGAGACGCTGCACGCCCGCGCCCGCCAGACCGCCTTCCTCGTGCCCGGCCTCACCCTCGTCGTACGGGACGAGCGCGGCATCGAGTCCGAGGGCCCGACCGAGGAGACCTTCCACTACGACGGCGGCATCAGCGAGTTCTGCGAGTACCTCGCCCAGGACAAGGCCGTCTGCGACGTGCTGCGCCTCTCGGGGCAGGGCACCTTCAAGGAGACCGTGCCGGTCCTGGACGACCGCGGCCACATGACGCCCACCGAGGTGACCCGGGAGCTCGGCGTGGACGTCGCGCTGCGCTGGGGCACCGGGTACGACACGACCATCAAGTCGTTCGTGAACATCATCGCCACCCCGAAGGGCGGCACCCACGTCACGGGTTTCGAACGTTCCGTGACCAAGACGGTCAATGAGGTACTGCGCTCGGCCAAGTTGCTGCGCGTCGCCGAGGACGACATCGTCAAGGACGACGCCCTCGAAGGCCTCACCGCGGTCGTCACCGTCCGGCTGGCCGAGCCCCAGTTCGAGGGCCAGACCAAGGAAGTGCTCGGTACGTCGGCGGCCAACCGCATCGTTGCCAACGTGGTGGCCAAGGAACTCAAGGCGTTCCTGACCTCCACCAAGCGCGACGCGAAGGCGCAGGCCCGCGCCGTACTGGACAAGGCCGTGGCCGCCGCCCGTACCCGTATCGCCGCCCGGCAGCACAAGGAGGCGCAGCGCAGAAAGACCGCGCTGGAGTCCTCCTCGCTGCCCGCCAAGCTGGCCGACTGCCGCAGTGACGACGTCGACCGCAGTGAACTGTTCATCGTCGAGGGTGACTCGGCGCTCGGTACGGCCAAGCTCGCCCGCAATTCGGAGTTCCAGGCGCTGCTGCCGATCCGCGGCAAGATCCTGAACGTCCAGAAGTCCTCGGTCTCGGACATGCTGAAGAACGCCGAGTGCGGCGCGATCATCCAGGTGATAGGGGCCGGCTCGGGCCGCACCTTCGACATCGACGCGGCCCGCTACGGCAAGGTCATCTTCCTCGCCGACGCCGATGTCGACGGCGCGCACATCCGTACCCTGCTGCTCACGCTCTTCCAGCGGTACATGCGCCCGATGATCGAACAGGGCCGGGTCTTCTCCGCCGTGCCGCCGCTGCACCGCGTGGAGCTGATCAACCCCAAGAAGGGCCAGGACAAGTACATCTACACGTACTCGGACAACGAACTGCGGCAGACCCTGCTGGAACTCCAGCGCAAGAAGGTCCGTTTCAAGGACAGCATCCAGCGCTACAAGGGCCTGGGCGAGATGGACGCCGACCAGCTCGCCGAGACCACGATGGACCCGCGCCACCGCACCCTGCGCCGGATCAACATCAGCGACCTGGAAGCCGCCGAGAAGGCGTTCGACCTGCTCATGGGCAACGAGGTCGCGCCGCGCAAGGAGTTCATCACCAACTCCGCCGCGTCGCTGGACCTCTCCCGCATCGACACCTGA